One Nicotiana sylvestris chromosome 12, ASM39365v2, whole genome shotgun sequence genomic window carries:
- the LOC104226481 gene encoding uncharacterized protein produces MLHSCFPKVIVEAQSDAPINDEEARDSDTQWFGKSTQRDFLMTKQIEQSAFIEILPMKYEGIFEATEINSDLNDGKLEEDQQVCAMVKKNSSDTIVQIFDKSPFRKGIDFLDDISPWISTEEAADIFESDADKMFDKVIQRNETGTMLITEVVSHANPVLSQEISTIGLVSIKSNAKVPILAIEFDMGYGCWNQLLIEHSKILCPRHRLGLAQCLAEMSHLHQFSHDEFGLDFSFDPGSGAIPLIRVQSPQRRLEDHFTPSNPSRQHLTKHGGVFKYMLWFQHDINAHIANWFDTGQRPKASKFSLAFLVIILLDRCVYGKVSWLDNRRGIFDDRFAGTCSLCLSFLNHHLRSIVVSMRYFLNL; encoded by the coding sequence atgtTACATAGCTGCTTTCCCAAAGTAATCGTCGAGGCGCAATCAGATGCTCCAATCAACGATGAAGAAGCTAGAGATAGCGATACCCAATGGTTTGGTAAAAGTACTCAACGAGATTTTCTCATGACTAAACAAATTGAACAATCTGCTTTTATAGAGATTTTACCTATGAAATATGAGGGGATTTTCGAGGCAACAGAGATAAACTCTGATTTAAATGATGGCAAATTAGAGGAGGACCAGCAAGTCTGCGCGATGGTGAAGAAAAATTCAAGCGACACTATAGTTCAGATATTTGACAAATCTCCATTTAGGAAAGGAATTGATTTTTTGGATGATATATCACCATGGATATCCACTGAAGAAGCTGCTGATATTTTTGAAAGTGACGCAGATAAAATGTTTGACAAAGTTATTCAGAGAAACGAAACTGGTACGATGCTCATAACGGAGGTTGTTAGCCACGCCAATCCGGTGCTTTCTCAAGAAATCAGTACGATCGGTCTAGTGAGCATTAAATCCAATGCAAAAGTTCCAATTCTTGCCATTGAATTTGATATGGGATATGGTTGCTGGAATCAATTGCTTATTGAACATTCTAAAATACTTTGCCCTCGACATCGACTTGGGCTTGCCCAGTGCTTAGCGGAGATGTCTCATTTGCATCAGTTTTCACATGATGAATTTGGATTAGACTTTTCGTTTGATCCTGGCTCGGGTGCTATTCCTTTAATCAGGGTACAGTCACCTCAGAGGAGATTAGAGGACCATTTTACACCCTCAAATCCAAGCAGGCAACATTTGACAAAACATGGGGGAGTTTTTAAATATATGTTGTGGTTCCAACATGATATCAATGCCCATATAGCCAATTGGTTTGACACTGGGCAGCGACCTAAGGCTAGTAAGTTCTCTCTAGCTTTCTTAGTGATTATTCTGCTGGATAGGTGTGTGTATGGCAAAGTTAGTTGGTTGGACAATAGGAGAGGGATATTCGATGACAGATTTGCAGGAACATGCTCACTGTGCTTGAGTTTTTTGAACCACCACCTACGGTCTATAGTAGTTTCCATGAGATACTTCTTGAATCTGTGA